ACCTTGCTGCCCAGAGGGCACCCACACCCACCCCTCACAAGGCTGCACATACTGCCCAGGGCCTGCGGCTGACCTGCTGGGTTTCCTCACAGGCTGTAAGCTGCCACCTCTATGTCCTGAATTCTCAGGTGTCAGGGTCCCGAGAGGTGATAAGTATTCAGTAGACATGTGTTGACTGAGTGGCCCTGCCCTGGTCCAGGTGGCCATCCTCTCGCAGAGAGAGAGCCCTCAGGTCCAAGAAGACCCCTCCATTTGAGGAAGTGCCGCAATCTGATGGAGAGCGTGAGGACTCACCACAACTGCACGCTGTGCATATTGGTGTTGCATTCTCcaaacctcaatttcttcatcctGAAAAGTGGGGTTTTACTACCCAAAACAAGGTAGAGTTGTGAGGATTACGTGAGATTGTATATGTCAGCTCCCAGATAGACAAGAAAGTATGTGGCAATCTCCatgtcttctttcctttcctgagtGCCTCACCTCCTTTCCCTGGGCAAGTGGGGCGCGcgctctctctctgttgctcctgCCTTGCACAGTTCACTCAAGGCTACTTCCTTCCACCGCACTAATTTGCCACCCCTCTCTGTGGCAGGAGGAGCTGGAGCACCTGAACCAGGCCAGCGAGGAGATCAACCAGGTGGAACTTCAGCTGGATGTGAGTGTTTTCTTCCTTGTGTGCTTGGGCTGGTCCTTGGAAGCATCTCTGTGTCTTTCCCAGATTGAGGCAGTGGCAGTGGGAGGGGTGTGTCTGAGAAACGAGAGGAGCTGGGACCCAAACATGTGCCTTTCCTTTGCCTTGTTCCTTTCCAGGAGGCCAGGACCACCTATCGGAGGATCCTGCAGGAGTCGGCGAGGAAACTGAATACACAGGGTTCCCACTTGGGAAGCTGCATCGAGAAAGCCCGGCCCTACTATGAGGCTCGGCGGCTGGCTAAGGAGGTATGGCTGGCTGACCCATGTTTGCGGAAGGCTACATGCTGAGCCTGTCCCTGGATTCTTCTGTCTCTATGTGAAGTGAGAGACAAAGCACCAGACCTGAGGGTAGAACCCTGGGCTAGACCTGCTGGTCGGGACAAGCTCTGTGGGCTCAGAGGTTCCTTTACCACCGTGGGCCCTGGGCTCATGGTCTATAAAATGGTGAGGGAGGGTGTGGGAGAACATTTAGTTCAGCCCTGCTAATATTTAAGTGCCTTCTGCGTATCAGGAACCAGGCTTTAGGGTATATCAGATATGTCAGTTCTAACATCCTGCTGTTTTCATCTACTGCCATTTCCTCTTCCCTTTGGTTCATGTCTCTCTTCTGaatcttttctttgctttctcctcACTCTTTTCCCCATCCCACACCCCttttttctgtaacaaattatttttaacaaatagtgTGTGTTCACCTTtggaaaaacataataaaataagaaggaaacaaaaaccaCCCAAAATCCTACCATGCACGTTTCATGCATTTTGTTTCCTGGGATTTGTTTTCATCCTGCATGTTGAGGTGACAGATACAGAGACAACTGCCTTGGAAGAAGAGTTTGTTCCCAAGAGGAGGGGACATACCATGCCATGCAGGGCCACACTGGGAAGCAACTGGGGTCCTTCAGGAGGCAgaagaagtgaaggagaaagcaTAGCGTGGAGCCTTATTGTGATTTTTGTGGAAAGGAGTAGGTGAGGCAGGGTAGACAAGTTTGGATAAGCTTAGGAGTGGATAGTTGGAATAATTTTGCTAGGCCCTGGGCTATAGGGGTGGCCTCTAATTGTCTAGTACCTGGCCCTGGGATGACTTAGGGCAGAGGAAATATTGGCTTGGTGGGTGAGAAGTAGGTAAAGGAGCTAGTTGGGGATCCAGGCTTtggattggttggttggtttgcatGTGAAAGGCACACTTACAGGggaggttatatatatatatatatctccgcCAAAATGAGATTACACGGTGTGTGCTGTTTCGTTCTTTTACTAGCATTATCACATGGTTCCAGGTCAATCACTATACATCCATGCTGTCATTTTAAAGGACTGATtagtgaatatttcttttttttaagagatggggtcttgctctgttgcccagactggagtacagtggtgtgatcatagctcactgtaacctcaaactcctaggctcaataatcctcctccctcagcctcacaagtagacGGGCTCACAGGCagaagccactgcgcccagcttattttcttatattagatgtactgttatttatttaaccaatGTCCTGTAACTGAAAAGTTAGGTTTGTTTCGTTTTTTGCTGGGTTGGTGTGGCTGTGATGACTGTCTCTGAACTTGTCCGATTATTTCCTTCAGCTTGCCTGCTGAACATGGAATTGATGGTCTCAAGGTCATCTTTTCTGTAAGACTCTGTCCATGGTGCTAACCACCTTACACTAAAATGGtttgtattttcctttgttttccctAGGCAAAAGGCTAGCAGCCTTTGGGAGTGCTGGATTTCACACACCTACCCTCCACTggcaaaatttttatttcttctagtcCATATCCTTATGAAATATTCTTTATAGAATGTTGCTTCCTTGGCATTTATCCTCAGCACAGTTTGGGAAATGAAGCCGACATTGCTAGTAGgccttcctccttctcttatCCTCACATCTATTACGGGTCTCCATGGGCAGCTGGGGTCCCTCGGGATTCCCCGTCCTGATATCCCTCTCCCCCCAGGCTCAGCAGGAGACACAGAAGGCAGCGCTGCGGTATGAGCGAGCCGTGAGCATGCACAACGCTGCTCGGGAAATGGTGTTTGTGGCTGAGCAGGGCGTCATGGCCGACAAGAACCGACTGGACCCCACGTGGCAGGAGATGCTGAACCATGCCACCTGCAAGGTGAGGTGGGCGGTGCCAGCAGGTCCCCTTCGCTGGTTCTCATCCATTCTGTGCTATGTCTTTATCACCTAACCTCCTCACACTTTCCTCCACTCTCGCCTTCTTTCAACTTTGATTCTGTTTCAGGCAAAACCTGGTCCTCGTTTTCTGTCCTGTTTGGCCTCCAGTGCCTCCCATATTCCATCTCCCTCTGACTTAGAATGTCATCCTGGGCTCTCGAACGTTCGCCTCCAGGTGTGGGACTAACCCAAACAATTCATCCCTGGTGGATACTCTGGATTCAACATTCACATTTTGTTATGTTTAGCTGTGTGACTCCTCGCGTCTGTTTTCAGAATCTGCTCCCTTTCCTGCTTTTGAGCTCTGACAGTACACTTCGAgttttgaagtataatttatgtATCATTTCCAAGCTCCTGAAAGGGGACTGGGGAGCGGAAGGATCTCTGCCATTGGCCCTGTCTGCCACCTTCAGCTTGCACAGGGCAGGTGTCAGCTCCTCAGGGGGTGTTTGTGGCTTGTGATTCTTCATCTGCCCCTCGCACAGAACGGGCACCTCACTTCTACTCTAGAGCTCGTGCAAATGAGAGCACACAGCACTGGGGGAGGGGTTAGGGGATGGTGAACAGTCTAGAGCTACCCCGGAACAGGGAGCAGGTGAGGGCTCCAGCCACTTTGTCTACTAGGACAAGTGGGCCAACTGTCCAACACCCTGAGCAGAAGCACCCCAGAGCCCCATCCAGCCTTGGCCCACGTATCCTGGATGATGCCCACATAGGGTGTGGAAACCTGGAGAACCCAGTGTACAGCTGTGGCTCCCCACACGGGCTCTTCTCATTCCCAGATCCCTAACCGTTGGCACTGAGGGCTCCCTGAAGAGAGTGGCTGCTGCAGATGTGTGATGTGCTGACACATTCCCTTGATGCTCAAGTGGTTGAGTGGGCGCCAGCGTCCCTTTCCTGgcagcagcaaagctgagtaGCCAGTGGTGCAGGTGACAGGAGGCAAGAACATGGGAAGAGGTGGCTCagaggcatgtgcctgtgatgTGGTCCTCAGTGGTCAGGCAGCAGATCCAAGAGACACAGAAATAAGCTCTCTGGAGGCTCACAGACGCTCTGTTCCCCTGCGTGTCTCGGGCTCTGTACACAGTTGGGGGTTTGCAGAGGATGTTCCTGTTTGGGTTCCCCCCAGGGCATTGTTCAGGTTGGCAGCCTGGGGCAGATGCCAGAGACTGAAGCCTGGGTCCCGGCTCAGTGATGTGTCCCTCTGGGCCAGGTGAACGAGGCGGAGGAAGAACGGCTTCGAGGTGAGCGGGAGCACCAGCGAGTGACTCGGCTGTGCCAACAGGCTGAGGCTCGGGTCCAAGCCCTGCAGAAGACGCTCCGGAGGGCCATTGGCAAGAGCCGCCCCTACTTTGAGCTCAAGGCCCAGTTCAGCCAGATCCTGGAGGTAGCTGAGTGGGTGAGGGGAGGAGGAATGGCTAGGTAGGGGTGCAGGCAGGGGCAGGCATGGAAAGTGAGGGCAGCTGGAGGGGATGCTGGTCGGCCTCTCTGGGCCATCTTGGTGAAGTGGCCAAGGTGAGGCCAGCGGCCAGTGGTGGGGAAGGGTGGTGGCACACATGTTCCAGATGACCTTGCAGGAGTGGGAGGCAGGGATGGGGGCTGGTGACGGCGCGAACGTAGTTGGAAGAAGGGAGGTAAACGAGGAAAAGAACTGGTGGAAACCCAGGGATGGGGAAGAAGAACCAGCCCTGGGGTGAAGGGGAACAGTGGGGAGAGGATGAGCAGGAGCTGGTGGAGAGGAAGGCCCTGGAAGGTGGGGCCCAGGTCAGGAGCAGGATTGCTGGGAAGAACAGCCCAGAGAGCGAGTGGAGCTGGGAAGGGTGTGGTGGGTCTGTGGTGGGTGCTGAGCCAGCTGTCCAGGTACTCGGGGTGGGGGGGAGCAGGCCCTCAGACCTCAGTGCAGAGTGCTGGGTAAGGTGGGGCGTGCATCACCGGTCGCCTGACTCTGTTCTGTCCTCTGCAGGAGCACAAGGCCAAGGTAACAGAACTGGAGCAGCAGGTCGCTCAGGCCAAGACGCGCTACTCAGTGGCCCTTCGCAACCTGGAGCAGATCAGCGAGCAGATCCACGCGCGGCGCCGCGGGGGTCTGCCTCCCCACCCGCTGGGGCCTCGGCGCTCCTCCCCCGTGGGGGCTGAAGCAGGACCTGAGGACATAGAGGATGGAGACAGCGGGATTGAGGGGGCCGAGGGTGCGGGGCTGGAGGAGGGCAGCAGCCTGgggcccggccccgcccccgacACCGACACCCTGAGTCTGCTGAGCCTGCGCACGGTGGCTTCGGACCTGCAGAAGTGCGACTCCGTGGAGCACTTGCGAGGCCTCTCGGACCACGTCAGTCTGGACGGCCAAGAGCTGGGAACCCGGAGTGGAGGGCGCCGGGGCAGCGACGGCGGAGTCCGTGGGGGTCGGCACCAGCGCAGTGTCAGCCTGTAGTGGAGGGACCGGCGTTCCTGGCTTGAATCTGCTGTCCTGGGCCGGTCGGGGCCCCCAGGCTTCTCACGCCCTCTCCTCTGGGGCCTCGGCTTCCCGGAGGTCCCCTTCTCCAGTGCTTCCCTGGAGAGGCCAGCTGTGTCGAGTCCTCTGTGCCTGCCCTGGCGTTCTCACAGCCTCCCCCTTCCCTTCAGCAGGCAGCTCTGTTTGCCTTACCCGTCCGGAAGGCTTGCCCTCGGCGCTCTGCCTGCCCCTGCTGCTGGCTCATCACAATCTGCAGGGCATTGACCCTTTGCTTTCCCTTTCTGCTCCCTCTCTTTCCATCTGTTTGGCTTTTTCCCTCAGGGAACTGGGTCTGGAAGGCACTGGGAAGCTCATCAGAGAAAATGGGTGTTGGGCCTGCGTACTCCGGTCGGAGGGGACGGACAGGCACCCCTCCCGTTGGTTTTCTGGCCCCGCCCCCCTTCCCAAGGCAACTCTGGAGGGCACCCTGGATATGCTGCTGCGCCCTGCACCCCCGTCCTGTTCCGGCCCGCGCGTGTGTAACCTGTAAGACGTGCTGTGTGCCTCTGGAAGACACCTTTCCCTTCAGCGTTCCCTTTCATGAGCCGAGGCGCTCTGCAATGTGCCCCAAAGCAGAGCTTACAGAACCTGCAGGAAGCTGGTGTCAGGGAGAGAAACCCAACCCCACTGTCAACATAGGGAACATCACCCACTCCAGACTGGCTCCTGTGGGTGCGGTGTTTCCGCTGGGCTGGGTCCTCAACATTGCCAAGGTGCTAGTGGGTCCCTAAGAGGGCCCGTGGTGGGGGTGAAGTCACGAGGTCCTGGAGGCTTAGGCCCGTCATTCCCACCCTCACTTGCTGCACAGTTGTGTTTACTTTTTCTGGGTAGAGGATGCTGAACTGACTTAGCACCCTCCTGCAGGGCGGGGTTAGGGAATTTGGTGCTCAATTGCTCTCCCTTGCTCTTACCCAAACTCAATACCTACCGCAGGATCCCTCGGGGCACACTCAAGCTTGGCTGCCAACCCTCTTCACTACCTTTGTTACAGGGAGGGGTTGGCTTGGGGTGAAAAGTCCTGCCCTCCGTGGGGAGCAGCTCCAGCTGCCTGGGACAGTGCTCCCAGTTTGTAGGGAAGCCACACCAGACCTGGGTGCCTTGGGAGAACTGGTCCTTCCTTTTGACCCACCCCAGGATAGTGGAGAGCTCTTGTCTAGGCCCATGTTCTGCCAGCGACTGGGATGAGTGGGCATCTGGACTCCACACAGGGTCTACAGGTTGAGGGAGGTTGGTCACGATGAGAACCTCGGGGTTTGAGGTGGCCATGGGCAGAGAGCGGAAAGGGAGGGAGGGCGTGCGTGTGCTGGTGTGTAAGGGGGAAAAGGTCTTTActggttttatttaaataaagtagtTTATGTAACAGTTAACTTCTACTGTCCTTgctggaggaagagaaaaggcgCAAAGATGAGGCAAGGGTTGGGGGAGGAAAGAGCAGGGTGAGGCGACGGGCTCTTTAGATGGTGTGGTCAGGGAAGGGAGGTGAAGGACCAGATTGAGTGAGCCGCGCTATGCATGCTCTTGGGGACGTGCAAGGCCCCATGGCCAGGGTGGTCATGTACAGGGCAAGTGTAGACAAGCAGGGGAGGAGTTGGTGCCTCGTGGGGCCATGCTGTGTGAGGTGACGGGTGCCAGGAGAGGGTTTGGTAGAAAGGGGCCTGCTGGGTGGAGTGGGCTCTGAGCTAAGAGATGAGAGCGCCAGAGGGGTGGGATCTTAGATGTGTCTGGATGTGAGCATGAAGGCAGAGGAAGGACAAAAGTAGTGATGCCAGATTTATCCATATAGTGTATCCACTTAAATTTCAGGTAGGTGGTATTTTTGTCCACTGCAGTGTTTAGGATGTAAGTGACATTATGAATTATCCATTGTTTCTCTGAAATTAAAACCTAGATAAAAGGTGACTTCCAAGTCAGGGCTTGACTGGCTGAGGGGTGGGAGGAGTTTGAGGGCACTTGAACTCACAGGTGGGAGATCGGATAGGAATGTGAACTCCAGGAGCTTTGAAGAAGAGCAAAAGGCTTTGTTTAGCCTGAGCTGCACTTGGGGTGTGCCAGTGTTTGGCGTTTTTAGAAGAGGTCAGCCAAGGGAAGAAGAAGGTGCTGGCAGGGAGGAAGACCGGaaaccatggaggtcgggggCAGGATGAAGGCCAAGGATTGGAGGCACACCATCAGAGCAGTGGCCCTGGTGGCTGTGGGCGCCATCCAAGGGGCCATCTGGGCCACCGTGTACTGAGCACTCACTGAGCCCTCGAACGGGTGCTGTCCGGGAGTTTGAGCCTGCCTTCCCTGACTTGGCAGATGGgtatcataatattttattactagAGAAGCTGCTATGAAAATGCATGGCTTATGTTTTTGGGTGAGTgggctttaaattttttttaatttaaatctcCTATACATCTCCTATGTATAGGAGATGTACACCATGGTATTTTGATGTACGTAATGAAATAGGTATCGAATCGACACATCAATCATTTTGCACAGTTACCTTCCCCCTTTTTTTGTTGTAAAACCACCCAAAATCTACTCTCAGCTAATTTTCAGTCTATGATAATGTATAGTCGTAATGAGGGGCTTTCTGAGATGACACACAGTGCTGGACTTCCCTACCCAGTCTGGCAGGCAGGACCTATGAGGCTCCTGGTGCAGAAGAGCCCCAGAAAAGAAGGGCTGTGCCATGCACATGCTGTTTCTCCTTGCAAAATCACCTACAAGATAAGGCAGGCGGGAAGAGAGACCAGGAAGGTTACAGCCAATGGTAACCTTCtaaggagaagaaaacagaagccaCAGTGCTCCTTTGCTCCCATCCTTGTCATAGTAGCTTGTACTCACCCAATGCATTTCACGTACCAGGGACACCCCTAATTAATCTCCACAAGACTGTTATGGAACAGATAAACACTATTATTTCCTTTCCACAGTGAGAAAATAAGGCACAGTGGGGGTACTCAGCCTTGATGAAGGTGACGGAGGCAGCTGCTCTAGGCGCTTGGATTCTAGAGTCCAAACACTTGAGCCCTTGAGCTCACAGGAACAggaggtggggaagtgggtgTCATCTCCGAGGAGGTTCTGCTGGGAAGAAGAGCTGAGAAGTGGGAGTACTGTTTCTTAGCTCCTTCTCCCAGCAAAGAGGGTCCAGAAATTTTGTTTAAGGTGAGGAAGAGATGGTCAAGGTGTGGGGGACGTAGGGCCTCATGCCCCATTCCTGTACCGTGTCCTGTTACACGTCATATTGGCTGGTTGGTAATGAATTGTTCTGATCTTCATCTTCCTTAAGTGTGGGGCTGGGGCCTCAGTCTATCCAATACCTGACACAGGCCCTGCACCAACAGATGCTCAGGAAATGTGCTTTGGcttcttgccccttctcttaGCCCACAGCTGTATCAGGTGAGTTAATCAGCACAGCAGTTCGGAGGTCAGGACCTGGTGATGTACAATCCCAGGGTCACATCTCTACGGGAATTTTCACATTTCGTGACCCTGCAATTTTATCGCCTATAAAATGGAGCACGGAGGCACCTGTGGCACGTGCTGCGTCAGTGGATCTGAGGTGCAGCGATTGTTGTCAGCACCTCTTTGCAGCCTCAGGGTGCTTAACTTACGGAGGCTTCATCCCATCTTGCCCTAGGCACGTGGAATCTATAAAAGGGTTGTGTTTCCCTCCTTGTCTGGATGTGATTTTTGACAAGCATGACAACCccactgcctttttaaaaaatttaatttttaatttttattttattatgagacagggttttgcactgttgctcagactggagtgcagtggtgcaatcataactcactgcggcgtggaactcctgggctcaagcaatctttctgcctcagcttccctagtagctacgaccacagatgcacaccaccataccccgctaatttttaacttaatttttttttttttttttttttttctgtagagacgtaTTGCAATGTTGCCCAAAATGGTTTTGAGCTCTtggacttaagcagtcctcccgccttgacctcttaaagtgctgggattagaggcgtgaaccCCTGTTCTTTGcctttgtgtgtgcgtgtgtgtgtgacactcgttctagcccaggctggagtgcagtggtgtgatctcggctcactgcaaccccgacCTTCCcagctcaggagatcctcccacctcagcctaccaagtagctgggactacaggtatgtccctcccaccacgcccagctaatttttgtattcttttggaggcggggtttccctgtgttgcccaggttggtcttaaactcctgggctcaaaccatccacctacctcggcctcccaaattgctgggattacaggcatgagccaccatgcctggttatgcTCCCAGCCTTTAGACATCTTTTAGATTGACATATTGTAGTTGCACGTGTTTATGGGGTGTGGAATGAACCCACCTGTAGAGGATCCTACTCCGCCTGGCAGAAAGAGCCGCCGGTGGCCTTCCTGGGCTgtcaaggtcttgctgtgtcggcAGGGGGCAGCAGCTGCCAGAAAGTGCGCCGAGCCTTGCTCTGCGTTTCTCTGCGCGCGCTGCGCGTTGACCGTCCAAGCCTGCGTGGTCAGCCTCATGGGCACTTTGCAGAAGGGCCTGAAAAACTGCACATAGAAGGGTGGGGGTGTGTATACATCAGAATGGAACCCCATGTGTACTTCCCCGGGGCCTCTTGCATTCCCATGTGTCCTCGGAATCGCCTACTGTGTGTGAGAGCTGGCTGGAGTCTGCAGCGCAGCTGGTCTTTGGAGGTAAGATGTTCCACATCTGCAGATGCGCCCTGTTCTCCTCAGAGCTCACTTCCTTCCTGGGCCTCCCTAGTgtcttttccctctccctttccacAGCCTCTTTATAAATTTCTCCACCCATGCCTGCTCACCATTCTTGAGCCCCAGGCTGCACCGCGTTGCTCATGCCCTGGGATAAGGGAACCAGGAGACCATACACTGATTGGCAAATGGATATATGTAGTTTACTAAGaaatgttcaccaggatggttcAGTGTACAAACACTGTGGTAGGTCTTGTTAGGAACACTATAAACTATAATGCCACGGTGGGTCTTCCAGGTAAGGAATGCAGGTGTGCACAGGTGGTGCAAGGCAGTGAAAAATAGATAACCAGACCAGGAAtgatggctcacagctgtaatcccaatgctttgggaggccaaggtgggaggatcatttgaggcccaagtttgaggccagcctcaACATCATAGTGAGAACCCgactctacaaaaagtaaaaaaattagccaggcatggtggcgtgcacctgtagtcctagctactcctgaggctggtgggaggatctcctgagcccaggagtttgaggctgcagtgagctatgatcacaccactattccagcctgggtgacagagggagaacctatttctaaaaataagtagATAACTAATGAGGGCTGCAGTCAAGGAGAaatcgggggggggggggggttatAGCCGGGCATTGCTCTCCGAAGCTCTGAAGCAACCCCTTGGTTTCAGACTGGAGAGGTGGCCCCTAGCTCCAGTCCTCGTTCTTCCCAAATCTGTCTTGAGCTCCCAGGGCCTGTGTCTCACCCATCTTGGTGTTCTCAGGACCTGGAATGTGGAAATTTTCACCGAACAGCTGTCTACTGACTGACTTCTGCTTGTGCTACCCTTGGCACAAGTCTCAGCCTGTCAAACTGCTGCCTGTGGTTTGAGGACCAGATCATGTGGTCAAAAGTCCACATGAGCTGGGATTCAACCACAGGCAGCTCTCTAGCGTAGTCCGAGTTAATCCTTATTACTCTCAAGTTCCCCATGGCTCTTTTGACTTACTGAAGAATGGGCCCGATGTTGTAGACATGTCTCTTGTTGGTCCTGAGTCCTCAGAAGAAGGGGTCAGTATCATCCCTGACTCCATCTCACTCAATACATAACACAATAGACATATGCACAGAGACCATATGTGATGTATAGTCTAAACTGGGACAGCTGAGTGTGAAAGGGGACAGGTGTAACCTGGGATTGGCTTGGGTGATCTAGGATATATGGTCACCCTCATTCTAGGTACTCAGTAAACATTAGTTCATTTGAGAGCTTAGGTGTTAAAAACACCGACCACACTATTCAGAGAGGGTTGTCCTTGGCCTGCCCCTGCCACAAGGGGTAGTGTGCACAGAGAAAGTTCACTCAGCTCCTCTGGGCCTCACTGTTCCAATCTGCCGGAAGTGTGGCCAGCCTCAGTAGATAATCTCCAAGGTTATCTAAAGCACTAAAATTATACAGCGGGCAGTGGAGGCTGGGCCATGCGAGGAGTTTCGATGGATGATGTGAAATGGTGCATGTGTTTGCAGAGAGGGTTACGGGTTGGAGCATGAGTCC
This DNA window, taken from Macaca mulatta isolate MMU2019108-1 chromosome 1, T2T-MMU8v2.0, whole genome shotgun sequence, encodes the following:
- the SH3BP5L gene encoding SH3 domain-binding protein 5-like isoform X1, with the translated sequence MAELRQVPGGRETPQGELRPEVAEDEVPRSPVAEEPGGGGSSSSEAKLSPREEEELDPRIQEELEHLNQASEEINQVELQLDEARTTYRRILQESARKLNTQGSHLGSCIEKARPYYEARRLAKEAQQETQKAALRYERAVSMHNAAREMVFVAEQGVMADKNRLDPTWQEMLNHATCKVNEAEEERLRGEREHQRVTRLCQQAEARVQALQKTLRRAIGKSRPYFELKAQFSQILEEHKAKVTELEQQVAQAKTRYSVALRNLEQISEQIHARRRGGLPPHPLGPRRSSPVGAEAGPEDIEDGDSGIEGAEGAGLEEGSSLGPGPAPDTDTLSLLSLRTVASDLQKCDSVEHLRGLSDHVSLDGQELGTRSGGRRGSDGGVRGGRHQRSVSL